A stretch of Castanea sativa cultivar Marrone di Chiusa Pesio chromosome 2, ASM4071231v1 DNA encodes these proteins:
- the LOC142623461 gene encoding 1-Cys peroxiredoxin produces MPGLTLGDTIPDLEADSTHGIIKLYDIIDDSWAIIFSHPGDFTPVCTTELGKMAAYAKEFEKRGVKLVGLSCDDVQSHKEWIKDIEAFNPGCKVTYPILADPNREIIKQLNMVDPDEKDSSGNQLPSRALHIVGPDKKVKLSFLYPASTGRNMDEVVRVLESLQKAGKHKVATPANWKPGDPVVIAPTVSNEQAKEMFPQGFETADLPSMKDYLRFTKV; encoded by the exons ATGCCAGGCTTGACCCTCGGAGACACAATTCCTGACCTTGAAGCCGATAGCACCCATGGAATAATCAAGCTTTATGACATCATCGATGATAGCTGGGCCATCATCTTCTCTCACCCTG GCGATTTCACGCCGGTTTGCACTACGGAACTTGGCAAGATGGCAGCCTATGCTAAGGAGTTCGAGAAGCGAGGGGTGAAGCTTGTGGGGCTGTCTTGTGATGATGTGCAGAGCCACAAAGAGTGGATCAAGGATATTGAAGCCTTCAAt CCAGGGTGCAAGGTGACATACCCGATCCTTGCAGATCCAAACCGAGAAATCATCAAGCAATTGAACATGGTGGACCCAGATGAGAAAGACTCCTCAGGAAATCAACTCCCATCTCGAGCTTTGCATATAGTGGGCCCAGATAAGAAG GTAAAGCTGAGCTTTCTATACCCGGCAAGTACTGGTCGAAATATGGACGAAGTGGTGAGAGTCTTAGAGTCGCTGCAGAAGGCAGGTAAGCACAAGGTTGCCACCCCAGCGAATTGGAAACCAGGAGATCCTGTGGTCATAGCTCCCACTGTGTCCAATGAACAAGCCAAGGAGATGTTCCCTCAGGGTTTTGAGACTGCAGACCTTCCATCCATGAAGGACTACCTGCGTTTTACCAAAGTGTGA